A genomic window from Planctomycetota bacterium includes:
- a CDS encoding efflux RND transporter periplasmic adaptor subunit, with amino-acid sequence MPSPWAAARRWRCRSSPNRRRGMPKVRRRASRGRFPKRSAPGPSRSRSRTCGSRGHDSGSDSRRHRRRRSRCRQHSPTTMPRSCFSRRAAGTRRPTSPPTVGSRHSRSSRDSAPSTTSTRSPATRSARSPRPRPAPPAPGSSAARRTSSVAHRASRSSCGWPRRRPTRSRSRASMSSAERAGRIHPALGLAAALIATAAAGTSAHEGHEALPTKGVVVDARHGTLALSAAAHRALAVETADVTTHAPATRLTATARLVAAWNRHAYAAPGIAGRVAAIHVRPGDVVAAGQPLATVDSLALETIQVELLTARAEHELAARTFARMETLAAAQAAALRDRSEARARLEQTQGAVDVAVAKLRSLGIAEGVIARLLADADRPLTATVAIASPIAGTVVHVDTTVGDVVQGTEHLFEVIDLAEVQAEIQVLERDVATVAVGQPVELAVPAWPDKQVTTAIDALGMRLDPTTKLGTAWATVANPAGRPPRFLPGMTGRVAIATAAGRARTAVPVGAIVTSGAERSVFVEEAATERGYEYRRQPVVVEGSADGLATLADGAVFPGDRVVTRGSHQLGSFFVAGALRLSPEAEASIGLQTEAAELRSVDDVLEFDGLVDVLPGARTVAAAPIEGRITRLVGRLGQEVAAGDVVAEVASLAALDLQLRLIQASAQRRLANETLARLAELDAAESVPRKRVWEAQTAALSLAEQAEALGRSLRGVGLSAAEVEQVAAHGAVVPVIAVRAPAAGRIVALSAILGQVIEPDVPLAEIHDPHHAWVRGHLTEREVGRFVAGAAGGAVRVRFVALPGRAFTGAIVRRGTVIDSRDRTLPVWVELETSPAEILQHDMLARVSVPLASFPPALAVQRSAVAREGTQAYLFVREGDGSFRRQPVVLGRGDDRLVTVVEGLAAGAIVAVSGVADLQTAFAAIR; translated from the coding sequence ATGCCAAGCCCGTGGGCGGCCGCGAGGCGGTGGCGCTGCCGATCGTCTCCGAACCGCAGGAGGGGGATGCCGAAGGTCAGACGTCGCGCTTCAAGGGGACGCTTCCCGAAGCGCTCCGCGCCGGGCCCGTCGAGGTCACGATCCCGAACCTGCGGATCGAGGGGGCACGATTCCGGGTCGGATTCACGTCGGCACCGCCGCCGCCGGTCGCGATGCCGGCAGCACTCGCCGACGACGATGCCGCGAAGCTGTTTCTCACGCCGGGCGGCCGGTACACGGCGGCCGACATCACCGCCAACGGTCGGGTCACGGCACAGCAGAAGTTCAAGGGATTCCGCGCCAAGCACGACGTCAACCCGGTCGCCGGCGACACGCTCTGCCCGATCTCCGAGACCAAGGCCAGCCCCGCCTGCACCTGGATCATCGGCGGCCAGACGTACCAGTTCTGTTGCCCACCGTGCGTCGAGGAGTTCGTGCGGATGGCCAAGGAGACGCCCGACGCGATCAAGGAGCCGGGCGAGTATGTCAAGCGCTGAGCGGGCGGGGCGGATCCATCCCGCGCTCGGGCTGGCCGCGGCGTTGATCGCCACGGCTGCCGCGGGCACGTCGGCCCACGAGGGCCACGAGGCACTGCCCACCAAAGGGGTCGTCGTCGACGCGCGTCACGGCACGCTGGCTTTGAGCGCGGCCGCCCACCGGGCGCTGGCGGTCGAGACGGCCGACGTCACGACCCACGCGCCCGCGACGCGGCTGACGGCGACGGCGCGTCTCGTCGCGGCCTGGAATCGTCATGCCTACGCCGCGCCGGGGATCGCCGGGCGGGTGGCGGCGATCCACGTCCGCCCCGGGGACGTCGTCGCCGCCGGGCAGCCGCTGGCCACCGTCGACAGCCTGGCGCTAGAGACGATCCAGGTGGAATTGCTCACCGCCCGTGCCGAGCACGAGCTCGCGGCGCGGACCTTCGCGCGGATGGAGACCCTCGCCGCGGCCCAGGCGGCGGCACTGCGCGACCGCTCCGAGGCCCGCGCGAGGCTCGAGCAGACCCAGGGAGCCGTCGACGTCGCCGTGGCCAAACTCCGCAGCCTGGGGATCGCCGAGGGGGTGATCGCCCGGCTGCTGGCTGACGCCGATCGGCCACTGACCGCGACGGTGGCGATCGCCAGCCCGATCGCCGGCACGGTGGTCCACGTCGACACCACCGTCGGCGACGTCGTCCAGGGCACGGAGCACCTGTTCGAGGTCATCGACCTGGCCGAGGTCCAGGCCGAGATCCAGGTGCTCGAACGGGACGTCGCCACCGTCGCGGTCGGGCAGCCGGTCGAACTCGCCGTTCCCGCCTGGCCCGACAAGCAGGTCACGACCGCGATCGATGCCCTCGGCATGAGGCTCGACCCGACGACCAAGCTCGGCACCGCGTGGGCGACGGTCGCCAACCCGGCCGGGCGTCCGCCGCGCTTCCTGCCGGGGATGACCGGCCGCGTCGCGATCGCGACCGCGGCGGGCCGCGCCCGGACCGCCGTCCCCGTCGGGGCGATCGTCACCTCGGGCGCGGAGCGCTCCGTGTTCGTCGAGGAGGCGGCGACCGAGCGCGGCTACGAATACCGCCGCCAGCCCGTCGTCGTCGAAGGCAGCGCCGACGGCCTGGCGACGCTCGCCGACGGGGCCGTGTTTCCCGGCGATCGGGTCGTCACCAGGGGAAGCCACCAGCTCGGCAGCTTCTTCGTCGCCGGCGCGCTGCGGCTCAGCCCGGAGGCGGAAGCATCGATCGGGTTGCAGACCGAGGCTGCCGAGCTGCGGTCGGTCGACGACGTCCTCGAGTTCGACGGCCTCGTCGACGTGCTCCCCGGAGCGCGGACGGTCGCGGCCGCACCGATCGAGGGACGGATCACGCGCCTCGTGGGCCGCCTCGGGCAGGAGGTCGCCGCCGGAGACGTCGTCGCCGAGGTCGCGAGCCTCGCGGCGCTCGATCTCCAGCTGCGGCTCATCCAGGCATCCGCGCAGCGCCGGCTCGCGAACGAGACGCTCGCGCGGCTCGCCGAGCTCGACGCAGCCGAGAGCGTGCCGCGCAAGCGGGTCTGGGAAGCGCAGACCGCGGCGCTGTCGCTGGCCGAGCAGGCCGAGGCGCTCGGTCGGTCGCTCCGTGGCGTCGGGCTCTCGGCCGCCGAGGTGGAGCAGGTGGCAGCGCACGGTGCCGTGGTCCCGGTGATCGCCGTCCGGGCTCCGGCCGCGGGGCGGATCGTGGCGCTGTCGGCGATCCTCGGCCAGGTGATCGAGCCCGACGTGCCGCTGGCGGAGATCCACGACCCGCACCATGCCTGGGTCCGCGGCCACCTCACCGAGCGCGAGGTCGGCCGGTTCGTGGCCGGTGCCGCGGGCGGAGCCGTCCGCGTCCGCTTCGTCGCTCTCCCCGGCAGGGCGTTCACCGGTGCGATCGTCCGCCGCGGCACCGTCATCGATTCCCGCGACCGGACGCTGCCGGTGTGGGTCGAGCTGGAGACGTCGCCAGCCGAGATCCTCCAGCACGACATGCTCGCCCGGGTCTCCGTGCCGCTGGCGAGCTTCCCCCCCGCGCTTGCCGTGCAGCGGTCGGCGGTGGCGCGGGAGGGCACCCAGGCCTACCTGTTCGTGCGCGAGGGGGACGGCTCGTTCCGCCGCCAGCCGGTCGTGCTCGGCCGTGGCGACGACCGGCTGGTGACGGTCGTCGAGGGGCTCGCTGCCGGCGCGATCGTCGCCGTGTCGGGGGTCGCCGACCTCCAGACCGCGTTCGCGGCGATCCGCTGA